A region of the Arenibacter antarcticus genome:
ACATTCGTGAAGATGACAATGGTAGAAATACACCCATGTTACTCACCGATAACCTAAATCCTAAAAAACAGGAAAATATGGACACCGAGCAAGGAGCAGCAAGCCAAAAATCGGAAGCCTCCTTTATACCCAGTATTTCTACCAGCCTGATGTACGCCAAAGACAAAAGCTTAATCCTAAACGAGGGGGATATGATTCCACCACCCTATAAGGCCAATTAATTTTAACCAGGGACTTAACCAATTATCCTTTTAAACCAAAATGGAATTTTTAGACCTTTTGCTAGAGAATTTATACAAACCCCTATATGCACTTTCGGTACTTATTGCATTAGTTAAATACCCCAAATATTACAACACACCCTTAGGACTGTTTCCCGTAATACTTATGTACACCCTCCTAACAGAGATATTGGGATACATTACTAAAAATTATGAGGTTTACAACATCTCCCTTTTTTCAACTTTCGTAGAATACAACGTCATTATATACAATATTTACAATATCATATTTTTCTGCTATTTTTTCTATGTGTACTGGAGCTATATCGACAATAAAAAGTATAAGAATCAAATCCTTTATGGCGGCGTATTGTTTTTAATCATAACCGTAATAAACACAACTTTTGAGAGCTTTACACTGGAATCTCAGCTTTATAGTTATTTGGTTGGGGGGCTACTTATTATTTACTGCACTATACTTTTCTTTTTGGAACGAAAAAAAATACAAGAAAAGCACAATTATAGGTATGCCAGTATTAAATGGATCAGTATAGGTCTATTTATATTTTACCTAGGATACCTTCCCATAAAGGCTTCTAGATATTACAATTATTTATATAAAATAAATGAATATATCCACCTCAGGAGAATTCACTTGCTTCTGATATGCATACTCTATTCCTGCTTTATAATAGGCCTATACAGGATGAGGCGCAAATTTTGGATTTAATCAAAACAGGTTCCAAAGCTTAAAAAAAATCAATAAAAAACGCCCCTTCTTATAAAAGAAAGAGCGTTAATCCAATATTTTATAAGCACTTAAAGTGCAGCTACCTTCTGGGAAAGTTTGCTCTTTAGGTTTGAAGCCTTGTTGGTATGAATGATATTGCGTTTCGCTAATCTATCGATCATACTTACTACACTTGGCAATAAAGTCTCAGCAGCTTTCTTGTCTTCCTCGCTACGCAATTTTTTAATTGCATTACGGGTAGTTTTATGCTGATACCTGTTACGTAAACGCACTGCTTCGTCTCTTCTAATCCTCTTTAATGCTGACTTATGATTTGCCATTTCTATCTAATTATGTTTTTTTTATTGGGACATGCCCTTAACTTCACTATGTAGTCCGTAGGGGAATCGAACCCCTGTTACCAGGATGAAAACCTGGCGTCCTAACCCCTAGACGAACGGACCATTTTAATAAAAGATCTGGCACTACCTAAGCATCACCAAAATCCAATATTAATATTTCAAAACAATCTTAGTAGTCCGTAGGGGAATCGAACCCCTGTTACCAGGATGAAAACCTGGCGTCCTAACCCCTAGACGAACGGACCATTCTACTACTTAATTGCGGATGCAAAAATACAATTATTTTTAACTATCGCAAGCCCTAAATAAAAAATTTTTAATTTTTTAATATGCCTTTGCAAAAAGCACCCTTTTTGTTGAGGGTTTTCCCGTAACCATACATACTCCATCCTCATTTTCACTTGCAATTGGAATGCAACGGATAGTTGCTTTAGTCTCCTCTTTAACAAGCTCTTCTGTTTCTGCACTTCCGTCCCAATGGGCAGAGATAAACCCACCTTTAGCCTCTAAGACCTCTTTAAACTCTTTATAAGACTCCACTTCAGTAATATGGGATTCCCTATACGCCAATGCTTTTTTATAGACATTCTCCTGGATATCTTCCATTAGAAACTCAATTTTAGCAACAACTGCATCGGCAGAAACGGTTTCTTTTTCAAAGGTATCCCTTCTTGCCACCTCATAAGTACCGTTATCCATATCGCGTTGACCAATAGCCAAACGCACAGGCACCCCTTTTAACTCATACTCGTTAAATTTAAACCCAGGTTTATGCGTATCCCTATTATCGTATTTAACCGAAATTCCCTTGGAACGCAATTCTTTTACCAACGGAGCCACTCTTTCAGAGATTGCATCCAATTGGTCCTCTCCTTTATAGATAGGAACAATAACCACCTGGATGGGTGCCAATTTCGGAGGCAATACCAGACCATTATCATCGCTATGAGTCATGATTAAGGCTCCCATTAAGCGAGTAGAAACCCCCCATGAGGTAGCCCACACATATTCTTGTTTCCCTTCCTTGTTCGCAAACTTCACATCAAAGGCCTTCGCGAAATTTTGCCCTAAAAAGTGTGAGGTTCCTGCTTGCAAAGCTTTTCCGTCCTGCATTAAAGCTTCTATACAATAGGTCTCCAAGGCACCAGCAAATCGTTCACTGGCAGTTTTGGTCCCTTTTATCACGGGAACTGCCATATATTCTTCTGCAAATTCAGCATAGACATCCATCATCTGCTTCGCTTCGATTATGGCTTCACTTTCCGTTGCATGTGCGGTATGGCCTTCTTGCCATAAAAATTCTGTCGTTCTAAGAAAAAGTCGCGTTCTCATTTCCCAACGCACCACATTGGCCCATTGATTGATTAAAAGCGGCAAATCGCGATAAGACTGGATCCACCTTCTATAGGTATCCCATATAATTGTTTCGGAGGTAGGTCTCACAATTAATTCCTCTTCCAATTTGGCATCGGGATCAACAATAATTCCACTGCCATCTTCAGCATTTTTTAATCTATAATGAGTAACCACGGCACATTCCTTGGCAAAGCCCTCAACGTGACTTGCTTCTTTACTTAAATAGGATTTAGGGATAAACAAGGGAAAATACGCATTTTCATGCCCGGTTTCCTTAAACATCTTATCTAATTGTGCCTGTATCTTCTCCCAAATGGCATAGCCATAAGGTTTAATGACCATACATCCCCTAACTCCCGAATTCTCAGCTAAATCTGCCTTTACCACCAGCTCGTTATACCATTTAGAATAGTCCTCTGCTCTTTTCGTTAAATTTTTACCCATGCTAGTAAGTTTGGCACAAAACTTGCGACCTTATATTAATATAAAATAGTTCAACAAAACTAACTATTTTTACTATGTTCAACAATTAAATTTAAAACCATGATACATTCTCTACCCCAACAAAGAATACGTATATCGATTTCCCTAGTTCTTTTAGGTCTGTTCGCCGTATCGTGCGGCTCGTACCAATCGGCTTCCTATTATGACAATGACGGCATATATGCAGGCGGAACGGAAGGCAATCAGAGAGTTCAGGTTATTGAGCAGCCAAATAGGCAGCAAGCTCAGCCTGAACAAAATAGCTATGGAGAATATTTTGGACAAAGAGCTAATGAATTTGGGGAAATTCTGGAGAGCGAAGTATTTACCGATATTGATGGGTATTATGGTAATATGGAAAGCGACAGCTTAAATGCAAATGCCGACATGGACACGTATGACGCCAACAATGATTATAGGGGTTATGCCGCTTGGGGAGACAATCCTACCAGCGTGAACATTAACATCTACGACAATGTGGGGTACGGAGGATATAATTACGGATGGGGAAGCCCTTGGTACTACAGCGGATACTACGGCGGTTACTATGGCCAGTACAATCCATGGAGATGGGGCGGTTATGGTCATTACGGATATCCAGGCTACGGCTACAACAATTGGGGTTGGGGTGGTTATGGCTATAGCTATGGATGGGGACATCATTACAGCCCTTATTACAGACCTTATTATTACAATAATTACAGACCCGGTTACAATTACTACAACAGAAATTATGCCTATAATTCCAGCAGAAGAGGAGTTTACCGATCTAACTCACAACTTAACAGTAATGCTTTAAGAGGAAGGTCTACCCTAAATTCCAATAGCAACACCTCTAGATATAGGAGCACCGCAAACCGCAGCAATGTAAATAGAAGCACCACCAATAACACCAGTCGCTATAGGACTAGCGCCAGTACCAGAAAGGTTGGAGTCGATGCTCAGGAAAGAAACAGCTCCTACAGGACCAGCAGAAGTACTAGGGTGGCACCTACCAGCACACGTAGCAGTCAGACTTATAAAAGATCTGAACCCGGCAACAACACGTATAGAAGTAGTCGAAGCACCACTGCTCCGAGAACCACTACTACAAGAAGTTCTACTAGCACAAATAGGCCATCTAGCAGTAACGTGAGAAGCTCCAGCAGCACACGTTCTTCTAGCAGTACTATCAGAAGCACAAGCAGTCCATCTAGATCCTCATCCGGAAGCGTAAGGAGCAGTAGTTCCTCTACAAGATCGTCTGGTGGAAGAAGTCGTGGTAACTAAAATAATTCTGAACTGCAATCCAATTGAAAATTTCAAAAATTAAAAAAAGATGAAGAGATACCATACTTTCATTCTATTCTTGGCATGCGCATTCGTAAGCGCTCAGAACATAAACGATGTATTGCGATATAGCAACGAATCCCTTCAGGGTACAGCTCGATTTCAAGGTATGAGTGGTGCTTTTGGCGCACTTGGAGGCGATCTTTCCTCACTAAACGTCAATCCGGCCGGATCTGCAGTATTCAACAATGGACTGTTCTCCGTTACCGCATCCAATTATCACCAAAAGAACGATGCTTCCTATTTTTCAACAAACAGTACTACTTCGCTAAATTCCTTTGATCTAAATCAAGTTGGTGGAGTTTTCGTTTTTAAAAGCAACGATTCTAACTGGAAAAAGATTTCCTTGGCCTTTAATTACGATTTGGCCAAAAATTTTGATGACGAAGTTTTTGTAACTGGAAATAGTGACCAAGGAGTAGACAATTTCTTTTTAGATTATGCCGGTGGTCTCCCCTTTGGAGACATACTCCTACAGGACGGCGAGTTTATTGAGGACGCTTATCTGGACATAGGCTCTAGCTTTGGATATATGGACCAACAGGCATTTTTGGGTTATTATGGGGGCGTCATAGACCCCATGGACGAATCTAACAATAACAACACCCAATATATTTCCAATGCCAAGTACAGCACCGTTAACCAGCGCTTTTTGCAGAACACCACAGGGTACAATAGCAAATTCACTGCCAATGTAGCCTCTCAATATGGTGATAACATTTATCTGGGTGCTTCACTGAACGTTCACAACATTTTATATGAAAAACTAACTCAGCTTACTGAGCGTGGTTTCGATTCCGATTCGGAAATCCAGAACATTTCTTTTGACAATTTACTCAGGACCCAAGGAGCTGGATTCTCCTTTAGCCTTGGAGCCATAGCCAAATTAAATGACTATGTTAGGGTTGGGGGTAGCTATCAATCCCCTACTTGGTACCGACTATCTGACGAAACCTCACAAAAAATAAATTCGGATTTAGCGGACGAGGACATCTCCTTTATCAATTTTAACATCATAAATATATTTGAGGATTACACTATCCAAACCCCCGCTAAATTAACGGGTAGTTTAGCCTTAGTTCTAGGAAAACAAGGACTTATTAGTGTTGACTATGGCTACCAGGACATGTCAAATGCAAAGTTAAAACCTTCCACAGATCCCAGCTTCGCAACGGAAAACGCTTTTATTGCCGATCAATTAGGTGCAGTCTCCTCACTTAGGTTGGGTGGCGAATACCGATTAGCCGCCTTAAGCCTAAGAGCCGGGTACCGATTTGAACAAAGTCCGTACGCCAACGGGAATACCATAGGAGACCTAAATGGATATTCTGGTGGATTGGGTTATAATTTTGGAGGAAGCAGACTGGACCTATCCTATAGCTATGCCTCACAGGATACCAGAAAGTCACTTTATGAGACAGGGTTTCCTACCCCTGCCAACATCACCAATAAAAATTCTGTAATCAGTTTGGGGTATACCTTAAATTTCTAAATACAGAAAACTATAGCACATAAAAAAGTCGGAGAATTCTCCGACTTTTTTATAATCACTTATTATCCTATTTCAGAGCCTTGATCCAAGCACTAAATTTAAACTGCAGCCTATCTTTTTAAGGTAAAGTGCGTTCGAACGGACCTCGCTACTATAATTCCACTGGCATCCTTAAAATAATCCATTCTAAACCAATAGTCGGAAGAAGGCATAGGTTTACCGTTAAAGGTGCCGTCCCATCCTATGCTAGTCTCATCTAGTTGCTTCAATAGTTTCCCATATCGATCAAAAATAGACACTACAGGGTTAATCAGGGTCGATATCCCAAGAACGTTCCAATGGTCATGAATCCCATCGCCGTTTGGAGTAAAGAATTTGGGATAGCCCACCACTAGAAATGGAATAGACTCGGTTGTACCACAACCGTATTTATCGTTTATTATAACGGTATTTTCCCCTGGAGCCACATTGGCAAAGATGGGGTCGTCTTGGAATTCACCTCCATTTATGGCGAATTCATAATCCCCATCAGGGTTAGCCATTACAATTTCCACAATATTATTATCGGAAAGATCATCCCGAGAGATTACTTCCTGAAAATACCACCTCGGGTTTTTAAAAAAGGTGATCAAAATATCATCTTCCACTGTTGGCGGAGTTCCTGAAACAGTTGTTATCTCCACAAAATAGCGCCCAGCATTGGGACTAGTTACCGTATACTCAAATTCCGTAGGTCCTGAAGCAAGATTAGGATTATCTATAATACCATCATCTTCATAATCAACAGACCAGGTAATATTGGCAATATCAGTTCCAGCTGGTGAATTTCGCGCAGACAAGACAATAGGTGGATCACCTTCACAGACTGTGATATCCAATCCCAAAAACTCGTCCCTAAGGGTACAATCCAGCGCATTGTTCTGGTCGGCATCCACGGAACTACCGGTAAAAGTCAGTTCAAAAGATTCCGCTTCGTCATCAAAATTGGTATTCCAATTATTGATCAAGATATAATAGATTTCCCCTTCCTGCACCTCTAGCCACTCGTCATAAGTATTTCGACTTTGTTTTACAAAGGGCGCACCCACTTCCCCATTTTCGGGATTGATCCCAATTCCAGTATACGGAGTGTCATTAGTTTCAAAATTGCAACGGATAGGGTCTATAATGCCAGCTCCTATAGCCAAGCAATCTACATCTGGACCATAAACGGCAAAATCCCATTCCGCGGTAACAATATTGGGTCCACCCGTTACTGGCAAAGCCTTTATATTAAAACCTATCTGTCCGTCCTTACCTGCCCGAAACACATACCAAGAAGTATTGTTCTCTATGTTTTCTGAGGTATTACTTCCTTTCTCCAAGCATCCCGAATACCTAACAAAATCCGGGTCAAAATCATCGATTCCACCACCATCTGCTACCCCAGCTATAGGAGCATCCGCACAAACGGGGATGGCAGTCCTACAATCGGGTGAGTTTTGCGCATATAAACTGCCCATAAATAGTAATAATATACCTAAAGAATAGCTAAGTATTCGCATTGACAATGGAGGCTAGTTATAAATTTGAATCACTTATAATAACTCTTTTAGAAAAGAAATAGTATAAATTAAAACTGGTTAATGGCAAAATAAAATCAATATTGCATCAGGCCTTTTATATTACTAATCAACCTTTACTAAATAAACTTTCTCAAAGCCGAAAATCATGCAACCGATGGGATTATCAGCAGTTTCATTTTGGGTGAGGGCTCACATGACTTCATTTAATCATACTACAGCTTAACAGCAATCTAAGAATTAAAATGGACATTTGCACACAATACAGGAGATAATGGGTATACCCTATGCTAGGTAGATCTAGCGTTTCAAGGCAAAATGATTGTTGATATATTTCGCCATAATGCGATTTCCGTCCCTATCCACAAAACTCAAGCTAAACCAATAATCATCGGCTGGCATGGACAGGCCATTATAAGTACCGTCCCAACCTTTATTATTCTGGGTAATTTGTTTTAGTAATTTACCATATCGGTCAAAAATTGAAACTAGAGGTTCCGTCAA
Encoded here:
- the proS gene encoding proline--tRNA ligase; this translates as MGKNLTKRAEDYSKWYNELVVKADLAENSGVRGCMVIKPYGYAIWEKIQAQLDKMFKETGHENAYFPLFIPKSYLSKEASHVEGFAKECAVVTHYRLKNAEDGSGIIVDPDAKLEEELIVRPTSETIIWDTYRRWIQSYRDLPLLINQWANVVRWEMRTRLFLRTTEFLWQEGHTAHATESEAIIEAKQMMDVYAEFAEEYMAVPVIKGTKTASERFAGALETYCIEALMQDGKALQAGTSHFLGQNFAKAFDVKFANKEGKQEYVWATSWGVSTRLMGALIMTHSDDNGLVLPPKLAPIQVVIVPIYKGEDQLDAISERVAPLVKELRSKGISVKYDNRDTHKPGFKFNEYELKGVPVRLAIGQRDMDNGTYEVARRDTFEKETVSADAVVAKIEFLMEDIQENVYKKALAYRESHITEVESYKEFKEVLEAKGGFISAHWDGSAETEELVKEETKATIRCIPIASENEDGVCMVTGKPSTKRVLFAKAY
- a CDS encoding T9SS type B sorting domain-containing protein, with translation MGSLYAQNSPDCRTAIPVCADAPIAGVADGGGIDDFDPDFVRYSGCLEKGSNTSENIENNTSWYVFRAGKDGQIGFNIKALPVTGGPNIVTAEWDFAVYGPDVDCLAIGAGIIDPIRCNFETNDTPYTGIGINPENGEVGAPFVKQSRNTYDEWLEVQEGEIYYILINNWNTNFDDEAESFELTFTGSSVDADQNNALDCTLRDEFLGLDITVCEGDPPIVLSARNSPAGTDIANITWSVDYEDDGIIDNPNLASGPTEFEYTVTSPNAGRYFVEITTVSGTPPTVEDDILITFFKNPRWYFQEVISRDDLSDNNIVEIVMANPDGDYEFAINGGEFQDDPIFANVAPGENTVIINDKYGCGTTESIPFLVVGYPKFFTPNGDGIHDHWNVLGISTLINPVVSIFDRYGKLLKQLDETSIGWDGTFNGKPMPSSDYWFRMDYFKDASGIIVARSVRTHFTLKR
- a CDS encoding OmpP1/FadL family transporter — protein: MKRYHTFILFLACAFVSAQNINDVLRYSNESLQGTARFQGMSGAFGALGGDLSSLNVNPAGSAVFNNGLFSVTASNYHQKNDASYFSTNSTTSLNSFDLNQVGGVFVFKSNDSNWKKISLAFNYDLAKNFDDEVFVTGNSDQGVDNFFLDYAGGLPFGDILLQDGEFIEDAYLDIGSSFGYMDQQAFLGYYGGVIDPMDESNNNNTQYISNAKYSTVNQRFLQNTTGYNSKFTANVASQYGDNIYLGASLNVHNILYEKLTQLTERGFDSDSEIQNISFDNLLRTQGAGFSFSLGAIAKLNDYVRVGGSYQSPTWYRLSDETSQKINSDLADEDISFINFNIINIFEDYTIQTPAKLTGSLALVLGKQGLISVDYGYQDMSNAKLKPSTDPSFATENAFIADQLGAVSSLRLGGEYRLAALSLRAGYRFEQSPYANGNTIGDLNGYSGGLGYNFGGSRLDLSYSYASQDTRKSLYETGFPTPANITNKNSVISLGYTLNF
- the rpsT gene encoding 30S ribosomal protein S20; this encodes MANHKSALKRIRRDEAVRLRNRYQHKTTRNAIKKLRSEEDKKAAETLLPSVVSMIDRLAKRNIIHTNKASNLKSKLSQKVAAL